The following is a genomic window from Lagenorhynchus albirostris chromosome 2, mLagAlb1.1, whole genome shotgun sequence.
TCCGACCACTGCccccccacctctcctcctccctcccccatccatctGTCTTCCCCGAAGCCCTCCTCTTTGTGTCCACCCATCTGTCACCACCAGCTCTGggcccactccccccacccccgcctggcCTCTCTCCCCTCAGGCTCAGCTCCCTCAGAGCactcccagcctccttccctccttcagccCATCAAGGATTGCCTACTTCCACTTGCccttcactcatttattctttttccagATACCCTCTTTCATCTCTGTTGTTCCTTTTTCCCCTCCAGTTTCTCTAACTCTTCCTCAGTTGATGGGGGGAGAGACAGGGGACTCTAGggtcctggcccccagcccctgagCAGCCAGCCAGCCGGAGCCAGAGGTTGGTAAGATTTACTCACAGTTGCATCATCTCCTCAAGCCTCCTGAGATGCCCCCTCCGCTCCTGTCCCATGTTCTTCTGGTCGGGAACAGGGGCTCCAGCTGCCCTTCTCAACAACAGGAGTGTGCCAACCCCTCTACCTTCTGAGTGTGGGACTCAGAAAGGAATCAAAAGCTGACCTGAGGCCCACATGGACCCTGACCTTCCAAGGCTCTCTGCTTCCCAAACTCCCACCAACTCAACAACTCCCACCAAGCTTTTTTGAGGATGGGATGCTGAGTTTCAGGATGGCTTTTCTACAACATTATGCCACTACCCGCAGTCTACTGTCCCCGGGTTAGAGGGCAATCAGTGCCCCCCAGGCCTCCCTCTCCAGTGGGAGAACTTTCCAACTACTTTCAAAAGCTCATGAATTGGCCAACCCTTCAAGCCATCCGCTGCCCTGAAGGGTTTAGGatgaaagggagaagggaagagaggctGACTGTCAGAGCAGGGCGGGGCCTCAGACAGCAGCCTCCTCTGACTCCACTTTGTGCAAATGAGAACActgtggcccagagaggggagtgccctttccaaagtcacacagggcATTAGAGGCACTCCAGAAAATCTGGTCCTGAGCTCTTCCCACAACAACATGAAGCTTCTCCTTACTGGCCCCACCCAAAGCAAACCCTCCATCCTTTGAACTCGGGTAGAACCTTTTTATAGCACTGATTTTGCATGGAACATATGCTGCCTGGCCTGGTTATTTATCTCGTGTCATGTCCCATCCAGCCATCTAGACTCTGGATCCTAAGTCTCTAAGGGAAGGTGCTATATCTCATACCCTTTTACAATGCTGGGACAGAGTGCCCTGCCTGTAGTCAGGCTCCATAAATGTTTATTACCACTGTAGCTACCAGTGCAGATACAAGAAATGTTCCAGTCTCTGCTCTAACatgctgtgtaaccttgagcaagcCACGTCACTCCTCTGGGCTACTGTTTCCCCCATCTATCAAATGAGTTAGGCCATACACACAATTTCTCAGGGCTTATCATATGGTCCCAGGGCTTATCATATGCTCCCTGAAAAAGGTGGAATCTTGGTACAGAACACCAGACTCTGGGTGAAAATTATCTCCTCCCAGGATGTGCCTCTGGGATGTGGGAGACAGAAAAGAGTAAACCCTTTACTCAGAGAAGCTGGGAAAGAGAAACCAGCTAATAGAAAAGCCTTCGGTGCTAGTCTCGAGGGACCAGGTGTCACAAGAGGTAGAGACAGGACAGACTGGGTCCTGGAGCAGGGTGGTCTGTTATTCAACAGTTCACGGGGGTTGGGTGGAAGAGAAGATGCCGTGAGAACTAGCAGTGGGTAGgattagggagggagggaagccctGTGGGCAGAGGAGGAGCTGGAAAATGACAAATTTCAGGTGGCACAGAGGTAAGCAGGGCCTGGAGCAAGCAGGAAGAGGGAGGCTAACGAGTTAAGTCTGTGGCCCTAAGATGCTGCTAGCCAATCGCATGCGGTCTCCAGGACACAGGAGGTGGCTGGGGAGGAGTTAGACTGTGGTCTCAGAAAGAGGGCCCCAATGGGTTATCTGGGGGTCTATTGCCCCTTCCATGGAGCCTGGTCTCCTCAGGAgacatgttttttggttttgtaatttcttttttggggggagggggaggtaggGGTAGCATGGAAGGCGGAAGACAAGCTGGTGCTGAAGATTCCTCCCCAGGAGGAGACCGGAGGACAGAAAACCCTACATCCTGTACCCTTCTCTTGCCCACCCCATCCACTGATTTTGCCTAACTCTCTGCTTCCCTGTTCAGCCCTCTCACTGGTTCTCAGCCACTTCCTCGCTTCCAGAAGCTGCCAGCAGGATGAGGGAGCTTGGCGCTCTGTCCACTGGGAGACCTGTTGGCCGAGGGAGGCATGGAGTGGGCCCAGGCGATGGTGGCAGCTGTGCTCAACTCCCGCCGGCACGGTGCACAGCTTCTCCAGCTCAAACTGGGAGGGGTGTGGTGGAGGGGAAGCAGCGGGGTATAGTTCCACACCCCAGAATCCCAGACATGCCCCCGAGGGAACTTGGAGAGAAACCGCGAGAAAAATCACCTCCCCTCAGCAGGATTTGAAAAGGTAGTCTAATCAGGAAACTAAGAGGAGTGCTTGGGACTCTGAAAATGGCCAGGTCTTTTCCACCTCTGCTGTCTTCAGGCATGTTGCAGACAGGCCCTTGGCCAGCAGCTAGCGGAGAAGGCTGGCTTCAGGCGCCACTCCCACTGGTTCGCGCCCCCCCTCAGTTGACTCAGCCCCTGCCCATCATCTAGCAGTTCTGCTATCCTCCAGAATCCTGCCTCTGTGAAGACCCAGGGAATGAGAGTATCTCCAAAGAGCAGAGATTCCCTTTCTAGAAGGGTCCAAAACTACCCGTTTTGGTCTACAAAACGCCCACTGACAGCACAAACCACTTAGCGTGCCACCCAAGGGCCTTTGTGACCTGGCCCCAGCCTGCCTGCGGATCCTCACGGCTCGGGAACACTGAACAACCTACCATTCTCAAGCGTGAGCCATGCCTTTTCTTGGCTCGATGCTTCCACACCTGGTGAGCTCTAAATCACCACCCAAGTGCCTCCTCCTCTCTGCAGCCTTTCTAAATTCCACCCCCACTGCCCTGAACCCCTCCATGTGCTACCAAAGCACTCTGGAGAGGCTGCAATTTCTCCATTTACTACACCTAGTTGTGAGTGTATGTTTCTCCCTTTAGCCCAAATGTGAGCTACTCAAGGGTCAAGGCTGCTGTATCCCCTTCATCTCTGGACCCCAGCCCGGGCCTCAGATAAGGAGAGAAATGTCTGTCGAATACAAAGTGGGAAGAAACCGTGCTAACGTCGCTCCTGTAGAGGGAAACCGGGATTCCAGGGCTCCACAAGGAACCCTTCTGCCAGAACTTCCACTGTTGTTGACAGAGCCTTACTACTCGGGCTCTCTGGGGACTCAGAAGAGAGCATGTGAGGTTACGATTCCACAACTCCAATCTGGGATCACTGAACAAGGGGGCTCAGGAAGAATAACAGGCAATGGTACAGGACATGTGGGAGAGTCTGTTTTAATGAGACtcgttatttatatatttgtatacatgtacacatacacacacaaaaagaaaaaagaaaacaaaaatagatattACAGCTTAATAAAAATTACAACTGAGCActgtgggctggaggtgggatACCCACCCAGCAGCACACCCACCCTGACGTGCCATCTAAGGGCCTTGAGACGGGACAGCAGGAGGGAGACAGGAGGCTCAGCCCACAGATGGCTCCTGTCCTCCTCAGGGCTTCCTTGCACTTTGTTCCTGGCATTCACCCCTTCATGTCCTTCCTGGTCAGGAAGGGGGCGAGGGGCGGGGAGCAGAAGGAGGTATAAGGTGGGACGGAAAAAGAAGAGGGATCCTGAAGAACGGAAAGTAGGATAGGTAGCTAGGAGTCAAAACAGGAGCAAGAAGCTTCTATTTGTCATCCCAGGATTTGGCAGGGGTGAGGAAgaagacacagggaaggggagatGGGAAGGGGAAGATGGGGGCGGCAGGTAACTCgtttctctctcactgtctctttTGGGCAGTTCCACTTTATGTTAATGTCAGTCCGagccaggcccagagaggttccaGTGACAAACTAGTGGTTTATGTCCCAGTGGGATAGATGATCTAGGAAGTGAACTGCAGAGCTGGCAGGAAAAGCTGGGGTCCTCTTCAGTAAGACACAGATCCTGGTTCCCGGGGAGCAATGAAAAGGACATCGGCTTTGGCATTGATGCAGTAGGTGACGACAAGAGAGAAGATGAGGACGCCGAAGCCCACCATCAGGGTGATAAACTgcaggagggggtgggcagggaaggagaaaggtGCTCTCAGAACTCAGTGTAGTTGTGGGTAACTGCTCGGGGCTGGGAGCCAGGGCACTGGAATTCCAGAGCTGGCTCCAAGCACCAAGTACTGAGCAATCATAGGCAACGTCTCCCCATTTGAAAAGAGGAGTAAAGTACCTCTGTCCTTGCTTCTGCCTTTTTCACTTAGATTTTAAGCATCCAGAAGGTAGGGCCCACGACTTTGATTCTCTTGTGGCCAATTACGTGACTGACTCACTTGTGACAGGTGCTCAGTAAGTTATTAGATTGACTCGTCCTAGCGATGGCTCGTGGACATACCGGATGGGAGTGGAGCTGCGGAAGGGCTACATAGGGTCCACAGGGGAAGGCATATCTCTTTGGGTCTCCATGGGAACATATGTCCAGAATGAACACATACGTAAACTATCAGTGAAGACAAGCTTCCTAATGGTGCATGCTGGCTGACCAGGGACAGATTTGCAGCAGGTTTTTGTGGCAAATCTGGGGCAAATGGGAGATGGAAGGGGGTAAGAGACAAGAGGCAATATAAAGAGGTCAAATAGACCTCTGCCACCTCCCCCACGCCCCACCCTCCCCAACCCGTGTCTCACCTCCAGCTCTCTGCTGGCTATCAGAAATATCCGGGCGCGGATGTCTTTCCAGCGGCTCTCAGTCCATGTAGAGTATTCAGTAGAGCCCCACTGCTTCAATTCAAAGGCAGGGGACAAGGCCCTGGCGAGTCGTGCCGTGGAACGCACACACCGGGGACGCCGGTCTGTCTCATTGGAATTCAGAGGGCCCTGAACCCAAGCGTACTCGTACAGCTGCACAGAAGACAGGCCACAGCAAACGGGCTGACAGGATCCTCTCCCTCTCACTCCCTTTACCCTCTAGATGGTCTGTTTTTACCCAGGTTACTGCCTCTTCAATACTCAAGTTCAAAGGGCTACAACCCTCCACCTCTCCTTCCCAATCTCTTGGGTCCAATTGGGCCTAGGAGATCCACCAACTTTCCCAAGGGAAGGGGACCCTTGGGGCGCCTCCAATGTCCACTACCACTCACATCCTTGTTTTCAGTGGGGACTTTACTCGGATCCTGGCACTGCTCTCGGGTAAGGTCGATCACCTTGCCAGTCAAATTTGCCAAGGCATACTGTACAACGTAAGTGGTGTTGGTGGGGCTGGAGACGGCGATGTAATGCTGAAGAGGCCCGTCACCTGACCAGATACCACAAGGGAAGGGAGGATTTGGTGGGTGGAAGGTGGGGTGCAGATGGGCAGGGATAGGAAGAGCCCAGGGACAGGCAGgagccagagaagagaaagttAAGAGAAAACGATCCAACAGATatcaggaggaagaaaggaaaacagggggtaaagaaaataggaaaaaggagaaaggaaagattaAATCAAAATGATGACTTTTTCTCTATCCCTTCCCTTCGTTAAGGGTCCCATCACACACCAGGTGCTTACCCAAGTAGGACCTTAGGTCCGGCCTGAGGATAGACTGGAACCACGAGTTGTTGGCTCTAACCAGGAACCCATAGAGCAGGCGGGTAACCTAGGATTGGGACAGGGAGAAGAGAGACCCCTGTGACTTGGAGCCCAAGGAAAGAACTATTAGTGGAGATCCAGTCATGGGGTAGGAACCAGACTGGCCAGACACTGGGGTTGGGGAGACGGTGGCTGGTCACAGGATGCAGATGAGGCTCACCCGAGAGCTCTCTGGGGCATCAGTGATCCTCACCTGCACATCCAGGGCCGCTGAATGCCAAGGTTTGGGAAACTAGGCAAGGGACCAGGATAAAGGATGGGGTAGCCTGCTGTGTAAACAGACGGAAAGGAGCCAGGGCCCACTTGCTCTTACCGTTTGGGGATCGGCCTGAATGGTGTCGCTGAAGTTGGTTCCTCCTGCGAGCTGGTACAGTGCACGTCCCAGCACCGTGGCCACACCTGCCAGAGCCTGTAGTAGGTGAGGAGGTGGCTGAATGGCCCAGGTTCTCTGACCTCCAACACGAACATGCTAGCCGTCTGCACTGTGTTCCCCACGCTCCCACCCAGCCCGGGTGGGTGCTACCTTGGCAGTATCTGTCACAAAGTTCAGGTCCTCTTCAGGGCTCTGCCCTTCAGGGTAGGTCACATTAATGTTCTCAGCAGTGTCGTAAATGCTCTGGTAATAGCTGCCAGGAAAGCCAGCATGAGCCTTGGCTGCACTCAGCCAGGGCCCTGCCCTTTCCTCCCTCAACTGTCCCTTCTGCAGGAACTTGGGATCTCAGTTTTCCTCAtacagggaggagggaagagagaaaatcagGATTCCACATTGAAAAGGCGTAGAGAATGGCGAAGTAGGAGTGAGCGTGGGAGTGCTTAAATACAAAGACTCGCCTGACCGACAAGATAGAAAAGGTAAATAAGATCACAATGCAGGAACCGTTCCTTCCTGGGTGATCTTTAAACGTAAAAGACACTTCCGTGTCATTTGGGTCGGAGATACAGGAGGGTGGCTAAGACGACTCTCAGAGAACCCTGCCATACGTTATCAGAGCAATCATATGATTGTTTCAATGTACATTCATACTGAAGGTGGCTGGGAGTAGAGGGGGACGAGCAGGTCTGTCCACAAATATGTAACACTACACTGGGTCAAGCCACCCTGATGCTCCTTGGGAAGCCCCAAGACAGATCTTAGAAGAGAAGCTAAGAGGAGAGCGCTCCCAGCCTCTACCATCACTGAATGCCTGCCCCCCACAGAATCAAGTCAGCCTCACGGCCAAGTCCAACATATGTTCAAATGATGAATCACCCCTCACCACAAAGTGATACAGAAGACAGGTTTGGAGAAGAGAGCTGACCCTATGTATCAGAACCGTCACCGCCCTAAATAAATGAGAAGGTGCTACTGGGTGGGGGCTGGAGAACCAGAGCTTATGCATTTTTACTCAGAAACTCACTTGGCCTGTtttgagaagggaaggaaggctgGGGGCTTAGGAATCCAGCCTGAGTCAAGTCCCCTGTTACCCTAGGCCTCAAGTTAGGGGCAGTTTAGAGGTGCCTAGGACCAGGAGAGAAGTGATTACCAGGGCCTCATCCTTTATTGCTGGAGCCCCCTCAGCTGTAGGGACATTTTTACACCGACACTGAACCACGCGCACTTACCACATGGCAAGAACATGTTACATTTCACAGAGTATGAGTACTGTCTGCGGCACCCTTGGGCGGGCCATAGGCACCCTTGGGCGGGTCATAGAGAGCAGGGACAgctctctgtgctccagccaaAGAACCTCCAACATCATTCCGCCGCGCGTTTGAGATGATGCCCTCTGCTGGCAGCCCTGGGGAACTCAGGCCCCTGGAGAGCTTTGGAGAGGTGGAACCACAAATGAGGAGGATTGTGCTAGGAAAGGGCTCAGGGTGAGGACTGTTTTCTAAGATGAAATGTCAAGTCAAACGCGGGGACCAGGTTAGATGTGAAAAAGACACTGAGCAAAGAACACAGATTGACCTGAGATTTTGGTGAGGGTCGTGTGGGGACAGGGGCGAGCAGTGATCTCTCTTGACACAGAGACATTTCTCTCTATGGACCTCTGGCTGCAGAACAGATTCTCTTTGGGAACAAAGAGGACGCAGGCTAGGTGACTCTTACTGGTTTTGGAAGACAGCAGAGTGGTCAGCAAGAACAACGCCAGAGATGTTTTGAGCTCGAAGAAATCGCTGCAGAGAAGATGGTGGGAGAGGCTGGGACCGATTCAGCCTCCTGAGAACTACAGTAGGGACGCCAGCACCGCTCTTCTCCAGGGTGGTCAGGAGCTCCTCCACCTGGGGGATGAGGGGCATTAGCTGATGGGATGCActggggagaggaagcaggaagggTCTCTCTTAGACCTGAAACACTCTCTACTTCAAGTCCCCAATCTGTTGAGCAGCCCTAAATTCTCCTAGATCTAAATCCTTCAAGCCTTTTGGGATCAAGGCTCTCTGAATTTTCCTGCAGCTCCCACCATCCTGTTTAACTTACGGCACAGAGAAGTAAGAGGCCTgtgggttcttttttttcatatttacagGTAAACCCCACTGTCCTCAGGACACTGTCTTATCCTCAGCTGATGTTTTACTTATTATTTGCTGTGTAGAACTGGAGGAGCAAAAACTAATACAAAACAATGCTGAATGCCACACCAATAGTCCACTCTGTAAGGGCTGTAAGAAGCCAGAGCAGGGATGACACTGAAGCTGGCATGGCAGGAAGAGGAcctcagggaaaaaaacagaccTATTTTGAGGGAGAGAGGGTCTTGAACAAGGAGTGAGGAAAGTGGAAGACAGTTTGGGTAGGGAGTCTTACACAGCCAGGATGAGGAAGGGCAGCCAGGACAGCTGGG
Proteins encoded in this region:
- the NCSTN gene encoding nicastrin isoform X3, translating into MEKLKGRTSRIAGLAVSLAKPSPASGFSPSVQCPNDGFGVYSNSYGPEFAHCREIAWNPLGDGLAYEDFSFPIFLLEDENETNVIKQCYRDHNLSQNGSAPAFPLCAMQLFSHMHAVISTVTCMRRSFIQSSFSINPEIVCDPLSDYNVWSMLKPVNTSETLEPDDKVVVAATRLDSRSFFWNVAPGAESAVASFVTQLAAAEALQKAPDVTTLPRNVMFVFFQGETFDYIGSSRMVYDMKNGKFPVQLENIDSFVELGQVALRNSLELWMHTDPMSQKNETVQNQVEELLTTLEKSGAGVPTVVLRRLNRSQPLPPSSLQRFLRAQNISGVVLADHSAVFQNHYYQSIYDTAENINVTYPEGQSPEEDLNFVTDTAKALAGVATVLGRALYQLAGGTNFSDTIQADPQTVTRLLYGFLVRANNSWFQSILRPDLRSYLGDGPLQHYIAVSSPTNTTYVVQYALANLTGKVIDLTREQCQDPSKVPTENKDLYEYAWVQGPLNSNETDRRPRCVRSTARLARALSPAFELKQWGSTEYSTWTESRWKDIRARIFLIASRELEFITLMVGFGVLIFSLVVTYCINAKADVLFIAPREPGSVSY